GCCTCCCAGGCTTTAGACCATTGGATGTCCGGCTGCATGGTGGACAGCGCATTGTCGATATTCCTTTCATTAAACGCCTTGTATGCTTTTTGGATGGTGTCTGTAAATTGGTTAGTCGTTGTTTTCATTATTTTGTTGAAAATTAGCCTATATTTATGTTGCATTAAATCCAAATCGTATGGCTGTCTCAAGGATGTCAATATTGATGTCGGCGAGTTTTTTGAATTTGATGCAATAACCGGTCACGCTTGCTTTTCCCAGTGTTTGCCCAAAGTTTTCTGCTAAATACTTCTTATCATCAATGCCCATAATGTAAACGGAAATGCCTGTAGTGTTTGCGTTTAAACCAATCTGGTAAAATTCCCTGGACGTTCCATCGGCATATTGTATCGTGTAATGCCCATACCCGATATTTGGATTGGAAACAATTTTGCCCTCACTGTTCTTGCCATCAAGAAACCATAATTTGCATCCAAGCCTTATTTGCAGGATGAGGTGGTGCAATGCCTGCATGTCGCTGCGTTTTGCTTCGGGCTGGCTGTTGATGTACTCCTGGATTTGTTCTTTTGTATCCATATAAATTTATTGGCTTGATTTTTAATAACATGCCATCCGCCGGATAAAGTTATACAAAAACTGGTTTTATTGTATACGGGACAGGCAATTCATCTTGAGGATATCATTTCCGGATGGGCTGTTTTTTTCAATATTCCAACATAATTTTCTAACCGCCGATTTGCCAAATAGTCTAATTAATTCCCTACTTTTGCCACGTTTTTTAAACAGCAGCAACAACACAACAAACAACTACATAATGAATCAGGTAAAATATATTTTTGTTACTGGCGGCGTGACATCTTCTTTGGGAAAAGGGATTATCGCGGCTTCGTTGGCAAAACTATTGCAGGCAAGGGGTTACAGGACTACGATCCAGAAATTCGATCCATACATCAATGTCGATCCGGGAACGCTTAACCCTTATGAACACGGCGAATGTTTCGTCACCGATGACGGCGCTGAAACTGACCTTGACCTGGGCCATTATGAGCGTTTCCTGAATGTACCGACCTCACAGGCAAATAACGTCACGACCGGAAGGGTTTACCTTTCTGTTATCGAAAAAGAGAGAAGGGGTGAGTTCCTGGGTAAAACCGTACAGGTGGTGCCACACATCACTAACGAAATCAAGGAACGCATGCAATTGCTCGGGAATTCAGGCGATTTCGATATTGTCATCACTGAAATCGGCGGAACCGTCGGTGATATCGAGTCGTTGCCTTACATCGAATCCGTGCGCCAGCTTGTGTGGGAACTCGGCGAAGGCAACGGAATCGTAATCCACCTCACTTTAGTGCCATTCCTCGCCGCTGCGGGCGAATTGAAAACAAAACCGACCCAGCATTCCGTGAAGACCTTAATGGAAAGCGGGATCAAAGCCGACATCCTCGTTTGCCGTACAGAGCACGAACTTTCTGACGAACTGCGCCAAAAACTCGCGCTGTTCTGCAACGTCAAAAGAGAAGCGGTCATACAATCCATCGATGCCTCTACCATTTATGAAGTGCCAAACCTCATGCTCGAGGAAGGGCTGGATGTGGTCGCACTGAA
This genomic stretch from Flavobacterium pallidum harbors:
- a CDS encoding DUF1801 domain-containing protein; translation: MDTKEQIQEYINSQPEAKRSDMQALHHLILQIRLGCKLWFLDGKNSEGKIVSNPNIGYGHYTIQYADGTSREFYQIGLNANTTGISVYIMGIDDKKYLAENFGQTLGKASVTGYCIKFKKLADINIDILETAIRFGFNAT